The region GCTGCCGCCTACGGACCGGATCCCGGTGGAGACGCTGCGGAAGATTGCTGCTTATGTGAAGGGTGGCGGGAAGGTTGTGGCGGTGGGGAGGGTGCCTTCGATGGATGAGGAAGGTGCGGCTTCAGCTGAGGTGACGAGGCTGGCTGGTGAGTTGTTTGGCGGGGAGCATTTTGTGGCTGATGTGGGGGGGCTTGGGGAGGCTCTGCGAAAGCTGGCTGCGCCGGATCTTTTGATGACGCCGGGTGGTAGCGAGGCTGTCGGGTTCATCCGCAGGAAGCTGACGGATGGGGATGTTTATTTTGTTGTGAATACTTCAAATGAGGCGGTGAAGGCTACTGCTCGGTTTGGGACCAGCTATAAGGTTGGGGCTCAGTGGAATCCGGAGACGGGGGCTGAGGTTGGGATGGTTTCGGCTGCGGATACTGCGATCGAGCTGGCGCCTTATGAGTCTGCGGTTTATGTGTTCAGCGGTCGGCCTGCGGGCAATGCGGTTGGGGCGGGTGAGTTCACGGCTGTGAATGATTTGAGCCGGGACTGGAAGGTTACTTTTACTTCGGCTGCGAAGACTGTGAACGAGGCTGCGCTGACGGACTGGATGGCCGATCCGGCTACGTTGCATTACTCGGGTGAGGCTGTTTACTCGCGTGAGTTTACGTTGGCTGCTGCGCCTAAGGGGCCGGTTTATCTGGAGATCGAAGGAGGGAAGGCGCTGCCGGGTTCTCCGTCTTCACCGCCGGAGCATCGTGCGCTGGGTGCGGATGGTCTGCCTGATCCGAAGGTGACGGGGACTGGGCCGGGGATGCATGCCTACTTTGAGCCGCCGATTCGTGAAGCTGCGCTGGTGACGATCAACGGCAACGCTGCGGGGGCGCTGTGGCATCCGCCTTATCGGCTGGATGTTTCAAAGCTGCTGAAGCCGGGCGTGAACCATATTGAGATCAAGGTCTATAACACCGCGCTGAATGCCTGGTCCGCGCTGCCTCCGCATGATTACAAGCCTCTGGTTGAGAAGTATGGCGACCGGTTCCAGATGCAGGATCTGAACCGGGTGCAGGCGCTCCCTTCGGGGCTGCTTGGTTCTATTCATCTCGTTACGCAAGGGGCTCAATGAAGATTCGTTTAGTTCGTCCGGGGTTTGGTTTGAGTGTGCTGATGCTGGCTTCAAGCGCGGCGTTTGCGGGGACTGTGAAGGTCAACGACTTCGGCGCGAAGGGCGACGGTAGCACGATGGATACGGCTGCGATCCAGAAGGCTATCGACGCTGCGGCGAAGAGTCATGGGACCGTGGTGTTCGCTCCGGGGACTTATCTTTCGGGTTCGATTTTTGTGAAGTCCGGGGTGACGCTGCAACTGGATAAGGGTGTGACGATCCTTGGGTCGCAGCGCATTGAAGACTATCCGGTGATGCCGACGCGGGTTGCGGGCATCGAGATGAGCTGGCCGGCGGCGCTGGTGAATGTTTATGAGCAGAAGGATGCTGTGATTACCGGCGAAGGCACGATCGACGGGGATGGGAAGATCTACTGGGATAGCTACTGGACGTTGCGGAAGGGCTATGAGCCGCGCGGGTTGCGGTGGGCTTCCGACTATGACGCTCGGCGGCCGCGGCTGGTGCAGGTATTCAACTCTTCGCATATCAAGATTGGCGGCGGGCTGTTGCTGCGGCGGTCGGGGTTCTGGACGCTGCATATCTGCTACTCGACCGATGTGACAGCGGATGGGTTGACGATTCGGAATAACGAGGGTGGGCGTGGACCTTCGACCGATGGAATCGATATCGATTCGTCGAAGCATATCGTGGTGGCTCATGCGGATATTGCTGTGAATGACGATGCGCTTTGTTTGAAGGCTGGGCGTGACTCCGATGGGTTGCGGGTGAATCGTCCGACGGAGGATGTGGTGCTGCGGGATTCAACGATTCGCGATGGCGCGGCGGGGGTGACGTTTGGGAGTGAGACTTCGGGTGGCTTCAGGAATATCGAGGCTTATAACCTGAAGGTGTTTGGGCATGTGCCGGTGGGGATACTGTTCAAGTCAGCGCATACGCGCGGGGGCTTTGCGGAGAATGTGCGGATTCACGATCTGACGCTGACGGATATTCCGGTGGTGTTGAAGGTGACGATGAACTGGAATCCTTCTTACAGCTATGCGACGATTCCGGCGACGGAGACGAACTATCCGGCTTACTGGAAGGTACTCTCGACGCCGGTGCCGGACGCGCAGGGGATTGCGCATGTGCATGACGTGCATATCTGGAATATTGCAGCGACGGGGGCTAAGTCAGCGTTTGAGGTGGAGGCTTATAAGCAGGCACCGCTGGAACGGTTTCAACTGGATCATCTGAAGATCGACGCGTTGACTGCGGGGCATATTGCCGATGCGAAGGATTGGACGTTCTCTGATGTGTCGCTGACGACTAAGGATGGAAGTACGGTGGAGTTACTGGATAGTACGGATGTGACAGGGATTCCGACTTATCCTGGGAGTGAGAAGCCTAAGACGGATGCGCCTGCCAAGAGCTTCAAGGAGCAGGATAAGTCTTAGAGCACAAGCGAGGCGTAACGGGGATAAGACGGATAAAAGCGGGATAGGAGGGGAGTTTTAGCTTTAGTGGTTTCTGTTGGGCTTGGTTCTTCTTCTTCTTTTATTATTTTTTTAGTTACGAAAGGCGAGGCACTCTTTTTCTAAGAGTGGCTCGCCTTTTTGTTGGGGTAGTTAGACTAGTTTGATTTGGCCTGCGTGGTAGGCGAGGTGGGCGGTGCGGCCGAGGAGGATGGCGAAGCGGTTGCGATGGGGCTCGCGGGCAAAGTCTTCTTCTGAGACTGCGGTGTGACGCTCCAGCCATTGGGCCGGCGTGAGGGTGTTGAAGGCAGTCCAAAGCGCTTCTGCGTTCTGGTCCCATTGCTGCTTGAGTTCTGCGGCGGCGAGGGTCTGGGGTTGGGTGCGGTCCGGGGCTGCGAGGTAGATGGCGTCAAGCTCCGGGTGCTGGCGGGCGCCGAGGCCGAGGAGAGGGAGCATGGCGTCGTTGATGGCGAGGAGGTGACCGAAGAGGTAGGAGAGGCGGTTTTTGCCGGGGGCGACGGGCTGCTGGAGCTGCTCGTCCGAGAGGGCGTGGAGGATTTTGGCGGTGCGGTCTGCCTGCTGCTTCCACTGGCGGAGGGCGGCGTCTGTGAAGGATGCTTCTGGGGTCATGGGGCGTTCCTGTCTTGTGTTTGAATGGCTTTCAACGGATAGGATGTACGGGAATTGCAGGCTGATTCAATTGTTCGATATACATGAACAATTGAACGATGGATGAATTGCGAGTAGGATTGAAGGTTATGAGACCACTCTTTCATCCTTCGGTTGACGATGTGACGGTTGAGGCGATTCTTCATGCGCTGTCGGACCCGGTGCGGGTGGCGATCTTTGCGGATATTGTGGGGCAGTCGTGCTCGCAGAACTGCTCGACGTTTCTGCAGGTGAGCGAGAAGACGATTCCGAAGTCTACGCTTTCACAACATTTCAAGGTGCTGCGTGAGGCGGGGATCATTCGGGGCGAGCGGCGTGGGGTGGAGATGCATAATACGTCGCGGTGTGCTGAGATCGAGGTGCGGTTTCCGGGGTTGATTGCGGCGATTGTGAATGCACATACGATTCAGCTGGCGAGTGTGGCGAAGGCTGCGGGGACTGCCAAGAAGAAGACGTCGACCAAGAAGTAGAGGGGACCGGGTGGGGTTGGTGGAAACCCACGTCCCAGAATCGGGACGTGGGGCACCCAACTGCGATCCATTTACATCCTTGCGAAGGAACAGTTGCATCACAGACGGGAGCCATGGGACGTGCTGGCGACGACTGCGTTGCGACGCGAGGAGATGTGTGATGGATCTGAAGGAAGCTTTGGGGTTTGGTGTCGGCAAGAAGGTTCGGTATGCGATTGTCGGGCTGGGAGATATTGCGCAGGAAGACATGATGCCGGGTGTGGGGCATACGGGTAACTCCGAGATCAGTGTGCTGATTACGTCTGATCCGGTGAAGGCCAGGGAGCTTGGCGAGAAGTACGGTGTACAGGCTGCGTTTACGTATGAACAGTTTGGCGAGGCGCTGGCTTCAGGGACGTTCGATGCGATCTATCTGGCTACTCCGAACTGGCGTCATGCGGAGTTCATTGTTCCTGCCTTGCAGGCCGGGATTCATGTGCTGACGGAGAAGCCGCTGGAGGTTTCGACCGAGAAGTGCAAGGAGATTCTGGCGGCGGAGAAGGCTTCCAGCGCGAAGCTGATGGTGGCTTACCGGCTTCACTTTGAGCCGGGGACGCTGGATACGATCGAGAAGGTTCGGTCTGGGGAACTGGGGCGGGTGCATCTGTTTACGTCGACGTTTGCGCAGATGGTCGATCCGGAGAATCATCGGGCGCACTCCGGCAAGCTGGCTGGGCCGGTGCTGGATATGGGGCCTTATCCGGTGAATGCGGCGAGGTACATCTTTGAAGATGAACCGACGGAGGTGGTCTCGGCGGTGGGGACGAAGCATCCGGAGTCGGGGTTCGACCAGGACTTTGCGGATACGGTTGCGGTGACGCTGCGGTTTCCGGGGGAGCGGTTGGCGCAGTTCACACTTTCGTATTTTGGGAATGCTACGAACTTCTTTACGGCCGTTGGGACGAAGGGAAGTGTGCAGCTTGATCCGGCTTACATGTTCGGCAAGGGGCTGGAGCAGACGACGGCGATTGGGGAGAAGAAGAGCAAGGAGAGCTTCAAGAACACGGATCACTTTGGCGGGGAGATGAAGTACTTCTCGGACTGTATTCTGAATGGCACGGAGCCTGAGCCGGATGGCGAAGAGGGCTTTGCGGATGTGCGGGTGCTCGAAGGGATTATCAAGGCAGTGGAGACGGGGCAGGCTGTGATGCTGGAGCCGTTCAGCCGGAGTAAGCGGATCGACACAGCGGCGCAGAAGATGACGCTGGGGGCGGTGTCTACGCCGGAGCTGGTGGACGCCAGCAATCCGGGCATGGGTGTGGAGAAGCAGCCTAAGAACTAGGCTGGAGGTAAAGCGGCTCGCGGCGAGAGTGATCTTGCCGCGAGCCGCTTTGTTTGTGGTGGGTTAACGGCTTTCCACGACGAATAGTTCTGTTTCGTGCTGCTGGGTGCGGTGGGGGAGGGAGTCGGGCTCGTTGGTTTGGGCTGCGTTGTGGAGATACTTGGAGCGGGCCAGGTGGAGCTGCTCGATCTGCTGGGCGGTGAGGGGTTGGGCGGTGCCTAGCTGGTGGGCGACCAGGCTGACCTGGGCGAGATGCTCAAGGGTCTCCATCTTCTGGAAGGCTTCGAGCAGGGTGAGGCCGTAGCTGACGGCACCGTGGTTGGCGAGCAGGATGGCATCGTGGGCCGGAAGGTAAGGCGCGAGGCTCTCCGCGACCTCACAGGTGCCGGTGGTGGCGTAGCGTGCGAGGG is a window of Granulicella tundricola MP5ACTX9 DNA encoding:
- a CDS encoding Gfo/Idh/MocA family protein codes for the protein MDLKEALGFGVGKKVRYAIVGLGDIAQEDMMPGVGHTGNSEISVLITSDPVKARELGEKYGVQAAFTYEQFGEALASGTFDAIYLATPNWRHAEFIVPALQAGIHVLTEKPLEVSTEKCKEILAAEKASSAKLMVAYRLHFEPGTLDTIEKVRSGELGRVHLFTSTFAQMVDPENHRAHSGKLAGPVLDMGPYPVNAARYIFEDEPTEVVSAVGTKHPESGFDQDFADTVAVTLRFPGERLAQFTLSYFGNATNFFTAVGTKGSVQLDPAYMFGKGLEQTTAIGEKKSKESFKNTDHFGGEMKYFSDCILNGTEPEPDGEEGFADVRVLEGIIKAVETGQAVMLEPFSRSKRIDTAAQKMTLGAVSTPELVDASNPGMGVEKQPKN
- a CDS encoding DinB family protein produces the protein MTPEASFTDAALRQWKQQADRTAKILHALSDEQLQQPVAPGKNRLSYLFGHLLAINDAMLPLLGLGARQHPELDAIYLAAPDRTQPQTLAAAELKQQWDQNAEALWTAFNTLTPAQWLERHTAVSEEDFAREPHRNRFAILLGRTAHLAYHAGQIKLV
- a CDS encoding glycoside hydrolase family 28 protein produces the protein MKIRLVRPGFGLSVLMLASSAAFAGTVKVNDFGAKGDGSTMDTAAIQKAIDAAAKSHGTVVFAPGTYLSGSIFVKSGVTLQLDKGVTILGSQRIEDYPVMPTRVAGIEMSWPAALVNVYEQKDAVITGEGTIDGDGKIYWDSYWTLRKGYEPRGLRWASDYDARRPRLVQVFNSSHIKIGGGLLLRRSGFWTLHICYSTDVTADGLTIRNNEGGRGPSTDGIDIDSSKHIVVAHADIAVNDDALCLKAGRDSDGLRVNRPTEDVVLRDSTIRDGAAGVTFGSETSGGFRNIEAYNLKVFGHVPVGILFKSAHTRGGFAENVRIHDLTLTDIPVVLKVTMNWNPSYSYATIPATETNYPAYWKVLSTPVPDAQGIAHVHDVHIWNIAATGAKSAFEVEAYKQAPLERFQLDHLKIDALTAGHIADAKDWTFSDVSLTTKDGSTVELLDSTDVTGIPTYPGSEKPKTDAPAKSFKEQDKS
- a CDS encoding ArsR/SmtB family transcription factor, which translates into the protein MRPLFHPSVDDVTVEAILHALSDPVRVAIFADIVGQSCSQNCSTFLQVSEKTIPKSTLSQHFKVLREAGIIRGERRGVEMHNTSRCAEIEVRFPGLIAAIVNAHTIQLASVAKAAGTAKKKTSTKK